Proteins co-encoded in one Pseudochaenichthys georgianus chromosome 22, fPseGeo1.2, whole genome shotgun sequence genomic window:
- the LOC117467499 gene encoding disintegrin and metalloproteinase domain-containing protein 17-like isoform X2 — translation MKSILFIAFLAPCWVNCAIKSRVITKENHEENPEYDALSSILSDFEVLPLSGLQLHSVRKRDVHTQSHLERLVSFRALHRNFKLYLTTNTHLFTEDFKAVFVDEHGREEKYDVHLQNYFTGHVVGEENSRVQAHIEGDEFSAHILTDEVEYNVEPLWRFTDSPADGRLLVYRSDDIKNLSRIASPKVCGYVHAEASDLLPQTARRSWDGQEEVDQEKGFLHREKRQAHDHKKNTCPLLLVADYRFFEHMGRGQESVTLNYLIELIDRVDDIYRNTTWDDEFIGYGVQIHQIIINKEPTKPPPGHNARWLHYNMKDSPVKGKVVWDVKRLLEQFSSDIADNASTVCLAHLFTYQDFDEGTLGLAYVAPSKPQALGGLCPKPYYPSNSKKPSYLNTGLTSTKNYGKTILTKEADLVTTHELGHNFGAEHDPDNIPYCAPSDDHGGKFVMYPIAVSGDHVNNKRFSNCSKISVGKTLRFKAPVCFKERNSKVCGNSRVEEGEECDPGLLHLNDDPCCSADCKFKPGAKCSDRNSPCCRSCTFEHAGIRCQEPISATCKGISSCTGNSSQCPPPENAEDNMVCVDNGRCLNGECNPFCEAMQNLQSCACNETEDSCKVCCRGSDGACAPFIQSNTSLLFLRKGKPCTVGFCDGSGKCMKQVQDVIERLWDFIDKLDINTFGKFLADNIVGSVVVFSLVFWIPLSILVHCVDKRLDQQYEDNTKSLYYPPSGVLWVEMADGY, via the exons ATGAAGAGCatactgttcattgcctttctGGCTCCTTGTTGGGTCAACTGTGCTATTAAGTCGAGAGTTATTACGAAGGAGAATCACGAAGAAAACCCGGAGTACG ATGCTCTGAGCTCCATCCTGTCAGATTTTGAGGTGCTGCCATTGTCAGGCCTCCAGCTGCACTCAGTAAGAAAGAGGGACGTCCACACCCAGTCTCACCTGGAGCGCCTGGTGAGCTTCAGAGCTCTGCACAG aaATTTCAAGCTTTACCTGACCACGAACACACACCTTTTCACTGAGGACTTTAAAGCTGTGTTTGTTGATGAACATGGGAGGGAGGAAAAGTACGATGTTCATCTTCAGAACTATTTCACTGGACATGTTGTTG GGGAGGAGAATTCCCGTGTGCAGGCACACATAGAAGGAGATGAGTTTTCTGCTCACATTCTTACTGATGAAGTCGAGTACAACGTAGAG CCCCTTTGGAGGTTTACAGATTCCCCAGCTGATGGTAGGTTGCTGGTTTATCGCTCGGACGACATCAAGAATCTGAGCCGCATCGCCTCTCCAAAAGTGTGTGGCTACGTCCACGCAGAGGCTAGCGATCTGCTGCCACAGACTGCCAGGAGGAGTTGGGATGGACAGGAGGAGGTGGACCAGGAAAAGG GCTTCCTCCACAGAGAGAAGAGACAGGCTCACGATCACAAGAAGAACACCTGCCCCCTGCTGCTGGTCGCAGATTACCGCTTCTTTGAACACATGGGCCGCGGACAAGAGAGCGTCACTCTCAACTACCTG ATTGAGCTGATTGATCGAGTTGATGACATTTATAGGAACACAACCTGGGATGATGAATTTATAGGCTATGGGGTCCAGATCCatcag ATCATCATCAACAAGGAGCCTACAAAGCCCCCCCCCGGGCACAACGCCCGCTGGCTCCACTATAACATGAAGGACAGTCCTGTGAAAGGAAAGGTGGTCTGGGACGTGAAGAGACTTCTGGAG CAATTCAGCTCGGACATCGCTGACAACGCCTCCACTGTGTGTCTGGCCCACCTGTTCACCTACCAGGATTTCGATGAGGGAACCCTGGGGCTGGCCTACGTGGCCCCCTCCAAACCTCAGGCCCTGGGCGGCCTCTGCCCGAAAC CATACTACCCGTCTAACTCTAAAAAGCCCAGTTACCTCAACACAGGCCTGACCAGCACCAAGAACTACGGCAAAACCATCCTAACAAAG GAAGCAGATCTAGTGACGACTCACGAACTCGGCCATAACTTTGGAGCAGAACACGATCCTGACAACATCCCATACTGCGCTCCCAGCGACGACCACGGCGGGAAGTTCGTCATGTACCCGATCGCTGTGAGCGGAGACCATGTCAACAACAAG CGCTTCTCCAACTGCAGCAAGATCTCCGTAGGGAAGACGTTGCGTTTCAAGGCCCCCGTGTGCTTCAAGGAGAGGAACAGCAAGGTGTGTGGGAACTCCAGAGTGGAGGAAGGGGAGGAGTGCGACCCCGGGCTGCTCCACCTCAACGACGACCCCTGCTGCTCAGCTGACTGCAAATTCAAACCTGGGGCAAAGTGCAG TGACAGAAACAGCCCTTGCTGTAGGAGCTGCACGTTTGAGCATGCAGGAATAAGATGCCAGGAACCCATTAGTGCGACCTGTAAAGGCATCTCCTCCTGCACTG GCAACAGCAGTCAATGCCCCCCTCCTGAAAACGCTGAAGACAACATGGTGTGTGTTGACAACGGTCGCTGTCTCAATGGAGAGTGCAACCCTTTCTGTGAGGCCATGCAGAACCTGCAGTCCTGCGCCTGCAACG AGACGGAGGACTCCTGTAAAGTGTGCTGCAGAGGGAGCGATGGCGCCTGCGCCCCCTTCATCCAGTCCAATACTAGTCTCCTTTTCCTGCGCAAAGGCAAACCCTGTACCGTGGGCTTCTGTGACGGGAGC GGAAAGTGCATGAAGCAGGTGCAGGACGTGATCGAGAGGTTGTGGGATTTTATCGACAAGCTGGACATCAACACATTTG
- the LOC117467558 gene encoding 14-3-3 protein beta/alpha-like: MEKADLIQKAKLAEQAERYDDMAQWMKKVTEQGEELSNEERNLLSVAYKNVVGARRSAWRVLSSIETKSEESENKQKMVKEYRGKVESELQDICNDVLKLLDEYLIEKSKTSDSQVFYLKMKGDYFRYLAEVAGDDKKKTIADSQEAYLKAFETSKIEMQPTHPIRLGLALNFSVFYYEILGSPKKACELAKTAFDEAIADLDKLNEESYKDSTLIMQLLRDNLTLWTSDAASQDECEAEGQQEAENEN; the protein is encoded by the exons ATGGAAAAAGCGGATCTTATTCAAAAGGCCAAGCTCGCCGAGCAGGCTGAGCGTTACGACGACATGGCACAATGGATGAAGAAGGTTacggagcagggagaagagctGTCAAACGAAGAGAGGAACCTGCTCTCCGTCGCCTACAAAAACGTGGTCGGGGCGAGGCGCTCCGCATGGAGGGTGTTGTCCAGTATAGAAACTAAGAGCGAGGAAagtgagaataaacagaagatgGTCAAGGAATATCGGGGGAAGGTGGAAAGCGAGTTACAAGATATCTGCAACGACGTCCTG AAACTGCTGGATGAGTATTTAATTGAAAAATCCAAAACTTCCGATAGCCAAGTCTTCTATCTTAAGATGAAGGGGGACTACTTTAGATACCTCGCCGAAGTTGCCGGGGATGACAAAAAGA AGACCATTGCAGACTCACAGGAGGCGTACCTGAAGGCGTTTGAAACCAGTAAGATTGAAATGCAGCCCACACATCCCATCCGCTTGGGCCTGGCGCTGAACTTCTCCGTCTTCTACTACGAGATCCTGGGCTCTCCAAAGAAAGCCTGTGAATTGGCTAAAACG GCATTCGATGAAGCCATTGCTGATCTTGATAAGCTAAATGAGGAGTCCTACAAAGACAGCACTCTGATCATGCAGCTCCTCAGGGACAACCTGACA TTATGGACATCAGATGCTGCTAGCCAGGATGAGTGCGAGGCTGAGGGACAACAAGAGGCTGAAAATGAAAACTAA